Proteins from a single region of Chitinibacter bivalviorum:
- a CDS encoding substrate-binding periplasmic protein: protein MLGRSILPLGMIGLVFSAYCAGAEFDCGNRPIKLAFYEFGLLYEQGKGIDKDLIEELAKRTHCRFETQLMPRARIWSDLASGALDMSVSGIETPERNQFAWFAPYLSIKNYALVDTNLAKSVNSPAAFLASKEAQFGVVRSFKHGAEQDAFLGQMRAMQRVQDSPDVDALYNKLKEHRVSGIFSQPVVFRRNLGKFGLEKYVAIQDWTPNEKGLPHGLILAKSAFTEEQANAWRAQINALKADGTLKKIYLRYLPESEVTQLLDF, encoded by the coding sequence ATGCTTGGTCGCAGCATCTTGCCACTTGGAATGATCGGCTTAGTTTTTTCCGCGTATTGCGCTGGCGCTGAGTTTGATTGCGGGAATCGTCCGATTAAATTGGCTTTTTATGAGTTTGGGCTGCTGTACGAGCAAGGCAAAGGCATCGACAAGGATTTAATCGAAGAGTTGGCGAAACGAACCCATTGTCGTTTTGAGACTCAGCTGATGCCACGAGCGCGGATCTGGAGTGATTTGGCCAGCGGCGCTTTGGATATGAGTGTCTCGGGTATTGAGACGCCAGAGCGCAATCAATTTGCTTGGTTTGCACCGTATTTATCGATTAAAAACTATGCCTTGGTTGATACCAATTTGGCGAAGTCGGTTAATTCCCCTGCCGCATTTCTGGCCAGTAAAGAGGCTCAATTTGGCGTTGTGCGATCTTTTAAACATGGCGCAGAGCAAGACGCTTTTTTAGGGCAAATGCGCGCAATGCAAAGAGTGCAAGATAGCCCCGATGTTGATGCGCTATATAACAAACTGAAAGAGCATCGCGTTTCCGGTATTTTTTCGCAGCCGGTGGTGTTTCGGCGCAATCTCGGTAAATTTGGCTTAGAAAAGTATGTCGCAATTCAAGACTGGACGCCCAACGAGAAGGGCTTGCCGCATGGTTTGATTCTGGCGAAGTCGGCCTTTACTGAGGAGCAGGCTAATGCGTGGCGCGCGCAAATTAACGCACTTAAAGCGGATGGAACTTTGAAGAAAATCTATCTTCGTTATTTACCTGAGTCTGAAGTGACTCAACTTCTGGATTTCTAG
- a CDS encoding hybrid sensor histidine kinase/response regulator, which produces MLNFGSLSKYLLLKVVMYSLMLSLVTSLVNGWITYQDALARQQAQVDSVLAAYRSTLTKAIWEVDFEAAKQQMQGLERFSAILSAKIISNGAPISYQKAGADLMQESPLLSFPLLANDGSRELAKWEIRLDENALQHDVIRQATRFALIMSAELLLIAIFLFLLLRRIISMPIQALSAHVSSMNEARLGIAAPLPSEKHHHEIHDLAYGISKLQSELLTQFTLRDQAALELAEHRDQLNQLLVQQEHQLDILLNNMADGGAVLTGGGRIMFANPALARLMGNDNARHMIGSWPLQWLSRPSWPSIAERLLSHDSLLGESLLLNRIDAQSLPVEASFSVLERNEQGEPIRVQVMVRDLTARIETERVLVEAKETALQASQAKSAFLANMSHEIRTPLNAVLGFTSLLTDTKLDSHQQQYIHSIHEAGTALLTLLNDILDFSKIEAGQLKLEHIEFDLRSLLEDTQDIIASQAQRKGLELICVIDASVPSGLLGDPSRLRQIVLNLLNNAVKFTPQGEIITRARVVAFDEEEVRVRIEVKDNGIGIAPEIQKQLFRPFQQADVSTTRRFGGTGLGLSICRRLASAMDGEIGVHSQVGEGALFWFEVQLGRSKLAPRPIINTALAGKTVMLMSPSAGNRQKLHDDLRLIGCQTVLLENETALMANLLAHEHHADVVLIDLPLAAEIAIDLPSRIHAIETYQRTPILLSVTQGAVGQGAMAEKAGYAAYLTKPIHFDALQKCLAEVLRPVDQAEPQPMLTLHRIAEIDATLRNAVLLVEDNPMNQKIGVLLLEKLGCRVDVANNGLEAIEAVKTHYYDLVLMDCQMPELDGYDATEHIRQLPIEMARVPIVALTANAFAEDRDRCLAAGMDDFMSKPVQLNMLEAILHKWVSPEKPH; this is translated from the coding sequence ATGCTCAATTTTGGGTCACTTTCAAAATACCTGCTGCTCAAAGTGGTGATGTATAGCTTAATGCTCTCGCTCGTCACGAGTTTGGTTAACGGTTGGATTACTTATCAAGACGCATTGGCACGCCAGCAAGCGCAGGTTGATTCCGTGCTCGCGGCTTATCGCTCGACACTGACCAAAGCCATTTGGGAGGTTGATTTTGAAGCCGCCAAACAGCAAATGCAGGGCTTGGAGCGGTTCTCGGCGATTTTATCCGCCAAAATTATCAGTAATGGCGCGCCAATCAGCTATCAAAAAGCGGGTGCTGATTTGATGCAAGAGTCGCCATTGTTGAGCTTCCCGCTGCTAGCGAATGATGGCTCACGCGAATTGGCCAAATGGGAAATCCGCTTAGATGAAAACGCGCTGCAGCACGATGTCATCCGTCAGGCAACACGGTTTGCCTTGATTATGAGCGCTGAATTATTGCTGATCGCAATTTTTCTTTTTTTGCTGTTACGCCGGATTATTTCAATGCCCATTCAGGCTTTATCCGCGCATGTCAGCTCGATGAATGAAGCTCGGCTCGGTATTGCAGCCCCTCTGCCCAGTGAGAAACATCATCACGAGATTCATGATTTAGCTTATGGCATTAGCAAACTGCAATCGGAATTGCTCACACAATTTACGCTGCGGGATCAGGCCGCTTTGGAATTGGCCGAGCACAGAGACCAGCTCAATCAATTGCTGGTGCAGCAAGAGCATCAGCTCGATATCTTGCTCAACAATATGGCCGATGGTGGTGCGGTACTCACTGGCGGCGGGCGAATTATGTTCGCCAATCCTGCCTTGGCGCGATTAATGGGCAATGACAATGCTCGGCATATGATAGGGAGCTGGCCTTTGCAGTGGCTAAGTCGCCCAAGCTGGCCATCGATTGCCGAGCGCCTTTTATCGCATGACTCCTTACTCGGCGAGTCGTTGCTTCTCAATCGGATCGATGCGCAAAGCTTACCGGTAGAGGCGAGCTTTTCTGTGCTCGAGCGCAATGAGCAGGGCGAGCCAATACGGGTGCAAGTGATGGTTCGTGATCTAACTGCACGCATTGAAACCGAGCGTGTGCTGGTCGAGGCCAAAGAGACTGCGCTGCAAGCCAGTCAGGCCAAATCGGCATTTCTGGCCAATATGAGTCATGAGATTCGCACGCCGCTCAATGCCGTACTGGGCTTTACGAGTTTATTAACCGATACCAAGCTCGACTCGCATCAACAACAATATATTCATAGCATTCATGAGGCGGGTACGGCGCTGCTGACCTTGCTGAATGATATTTTGGATTTTTCCAAAATCGAAGCTGGGCAATTAAAACTAGAACATATTGAATTTGATCTACGCAGCTTATTGGAAGACACGCAGGACATTATCGCCAGCCAAGCGCAGCGCAAAGGGTTGGAGCTAATTTGCGTGATTGATGCATCTGTTCCGTCTGGTCTACTGGGCGACCCAAGTCGTTTGCGGCAGATTGTGCTTAATCTGCTGAATAATGCGGTGAAATTTACGCCGCAGGGCGAGATTATTACGCGTGCGCGCGTGGTTGCTTTTGACGAGGAAGAGGTAAGGGTCCGAATTGAAGTCAAAGATAATGGCATTGGCATTGCACCGGAAATCCAGAAACAGCTCTTTCGGCCATTCCAGCAGGCCGATGTTTCGACGACTCGACGATTCGGTGGTACGGGTCTGGGCTTATCGATTTGCCGCCGCCTTGCTAGCGCGATGGACGGTGAAATTGGTGTTCATAGTCAGGTGGGCGAGGGCGCATTGTTTTGGTTTGAGGTGCAATTAGGTCGCAGTAAACTGGCGCCACGCCCAATCATTAATACCGCCTTAGCGGGTAAGACGGTGATGCTAATGTCACCTTCAGCGGGGAATCGGCAAAAGCTGCACGATGATTTGCGACTGATCGGTTGTCAAACCGTGCTGCTTGAAAACGAAACCGCTTTAATGGCTAATTTGCTCGCGCATGAGCATCATGCGGACGTTGTCCTGATTGATTTGCCCTTGGCCGCTGAAATTGCCATTGATCTGCCAAGCCGGATTCATGCGATTGAGACTTACCAACGTACGCCAATTTTGCTTTCGGTCACGCAAGGCGCAGTGGGGCAGGGGGCGATGGCAGAAAAAGCGGGCTATGCCGCGTATTTGACTAAGCCGATTCACTTTGACGCTTTGCAAAAATGTTTAGCCGAGGTGCTGCGCCCAGTCGATCAAGCCGAGCCACAGCCTATGCTAACCTTGCATCGCATCGCCGAAATTGACGCGACGCTGCGCAATGCTGTGCTTTTGGTCGAAGATAATCCAATGAATCAGAAAATAGGTGTGCTACTACTTGAAAAGCTCGGCTGTCGCGTTGATGTGGCCAATAATGGCTTGGAGGCCATTGAGGCGGTCAAAACACATTATTACGATTTGGTCTTGATGGATTGTCAGATGCCAGAGCTCGATGGTTATGACGCGACCGAGCACATTCGGCAATTACCGATTGAGATGGCTCGCGTGCCGATTGTGGCCTTAACCGCCAATGCATTTGCCGAAGATCGCGATCGTTGCCTCGCCGCCGGCATGGATGATTTTATGAGTAAGCCCGTTCAGCTCAATATGCTTGAGGCCATTTTGCACAAGTGGGTTAGCCCCGAAAAACCACACTAA
- a CDS encoding spore coat protein U domain-containing protein, translating to MKKLGCTFALFAIFLAPPALAASCSISSLPDGDLGLYDPQSTVADIVRQFSLFVTCSAATQAKVTAGPSFFTGSEASRSMRNDSNADVLNYQLFLDSNCTRIFGTADPNAATASIANAGGQARVNFWTKIYGNQTSASPGTYRDYITLTVTP from the coding sequence GTGAAAAAATTAGGCTGCACATTCGCGCTATTTGCGATTTTTCTTGCCCCACCGGCCTTAGCCGCAAGCTGCAGTATTAGTTCGCTACCAGATGGCGATCTTGGCCTTTATGACCCGCAATCAACTGTAGCCGATATTGTCCGGCAGTTTTCTTTATTTGTGACCTGTAGCGCCGCTACACAAGCAAAGGTCACTGCAGGCCCTTCCTTTTTCACAGGGTCGGAAGCATCTCGCAGCATGCGCAATGACAGTAACGCCGACGTGCTCAATTATCAGTTATTTTTAGATTCAAACTGCACGCGGATTTTTGGCACTGCAGACCCCAATGCCGCAACGGCAAGCATTGCCAATGCAGGCGGACAAGCGCGAGTCAATTTCTGGACCAAGATTTACGGCAATCAAACCAGTGCCTCACCTGGCACTTACCGTGATTACATCACTTTGACTGTAACGCCTTAG
- a CDS encoding fimbrial biogenesis outer membrane usher protein, giving the protein MQTLIRFLLMACCVSKVLAVEPVLIDLIVNGVQQGDADAIHDNSGYWIEEQSLKGSGLNTLNGEQQQFESKTYYRADTLVGIQSKIDEGQLRIYLDAAASEFGEKTIALSGSHAELWPKPAPFSGYLSYNLAAMHQSDQAGFEYQFSPLINLNLQNWNFRSEFDYSTQERDHAWLRLNTTLDYDRPDLMLRATAGDLMPRSSGLSFSQAMLGVGVSRVFDMQPDFNSTPSFQTQTAITQPSTAEIYLNGQRIKTIDLQPGMYQFNDLRYYAGLQNVEVVIKDGFGSAQTVAIPYYFDDTLLKAGLSEFNYNLGVARVNGSFDRYDGLAYSLFHRVGVTDWFTLGGQINGNPADSSYGVLANFKLGNWGTLASLFSWAQHDSQPDGNAQQLQYSYINRDWSIYANAQRQSPNYWLGNDYLSELGLIQWTANVGASWGNSRGGNWNVQYGRQKGDRASNTFDRYQVGYSISPFKNTSISSQIQLIDGETQQWSGFVNVSWYFGQGHSLYGGAQYRNQQTLLSTTLSKSTPNGEGWGYSLSMQEQEQSTDYIGWLERKMRHGQANVSVTSSQNNGGIARQNWRASWQGALAYADGHFDLTRPITDSFAVVELDQVADVGIMQNGGEVGKTNDQGVIFIPEISSYSYQQITLKQDDLPIEYSVDRLQKDLLSGNHDGRVVSFKAHKVIATSGLILSPDGRPLANTLIRFNAAPKTLSLQTAMDGRFYTEALEPGTYQFEAAGCHGVMIIPDSSAVVTELAPITCTTGGQP; this is encoded by the coding sequence ATGCAAACCCTAATTCGCTTTTTACTGATGGCCTGTTGCGTCAGCAAGGTGCTCGCAGTTGAACCCGTTCTGATCGACCTGATCGTCAATGGCGTACAGCAAGGCGATGCGGACGCCATTCATGATAATTCGGGGTATTGGATTGAAGAGCAAAGCCTAAAAGGCTCAGGACTCAATACCCTTAATGGCGAGCAACAGCAGTTTGAATCGAAAACCTATTACCGCGCCGATACTTTAGTCGGCATTCAAAGCAAAATAGATGAGGGGCAATTGCGCATCTACCTCGATGCCGCGGCCAGCGAGTTTGGCGAGAAGACCATTGCCTTATCAGGCAGTCACGCTGAGCTCTGGCCCAAACCTGCGCCTTTTTCAGGCTATTTGAGCTACAACCTCGCGGCCATGCATCAAAGCGATCAAGCGGGCTTTGAGTATCAATTTAGCCCGCTGATCAATCTGAATCTGCAAAACTGGAATTTCCGTTCCGAATTTGATTACAGCACGCAAGAACGCGATCACGCCTGGCTGCGCCTGAATACCACACTCGATTACGACCGCCCCGACTTAATGTTGCGCGCAACGGCGGGCGATTTAATGCCACGCAGCAGTGGACTCAGCTTTAGCCAAGCCATGCTCGGCGTTGGTGTATCTCGCGTGTTTGATATGCAACCCGATTTTAATAGCACGCCCAGCTTTCAAACCCAAACCGCGATTACGCAGCCTTCAACGGCCGAAATTTACCTGAATGGCCAACGCATCAAGACCATAGACTTGCAGCCTGGCATGTATCAATTTAATGACTTGCGCTACTACGCAGGGCTACAAAATGTCGAAGTCGTGATTAAAGATGGCTTTGGCAGCGCACAAACGGTGGCTATTCCCTACTATTTTGACGACACCCTGCTCAAAGCAGGCTTAAGTGAATTCAATTACAACCTGGGCGTAGCGCGCGTGAATGGCAGCTTTGATCGCTATGACGGCCTGGCCTATTCGCTCTTTCACCGCGTCGGCGTGACGGACTGGTTCACGCTGGGTGGGCAAATCAACGGCAATCCCGCCGACAGCAGCTATGGCGTATTGGCTAATTTTAAGCTTGGCAATTGGGGGACTCTGGCGTCGCTATTTTCATGGGCACAGCACGATAGCCAGCCCGATGGTAATGCCCAGCAACTGCAATACAGTTATATCAATCGCGATTGGAGTATTTACGCCAATGCACAGCGGCAAAGCCCCAATTACTGGCTCGGCAACGATTACCTCAGCGAGCTCGGTCTGATCCAATGGACCGCGAATGTCGGCGCCAGTTGGGGTAACTCACGCGGGGGTAACTGGAATGTGCAATACGGCCGCCAAAAAGGTGATCGCGCCAGCAATACTTTTGATCGTTACCAAGTCGGTTATTCAATATCCCCATTCAAAAACACCTCGATTTCCAGCCAGATTCAGCTGATCGATGGCGAGACTCAGCAATGGAGTGGTTTTGTGAATGTATCGTGGTATTTTGGCCAAGGTCATAGCCTGTATGGCGGCGCACAGTACCGCAATCAGCAAACCTTATTGAGCACTACATTGAGCAAAAGTACGCCGAATGGCGAAGGCTGGGGCTACAGTCTGAGCATGCAAGAGCAAGAACAAAGTACCGATTATATCGGCTGGCTAGAGCGAAAAATGCGTCACGGCCAAGCGAATGTCTCGGTCACCAGTAGCCAGAATAATGGCGGCATTGCACGGCAAAACTGGCGCGCTAGTTGGCAAGGCGCGCTAGCATACGCGGATGGGCATTTTGATCTGACACGCCCGATTACCGATAGCTTTGCCGTGGTTGAGCTTGACCAGGTCGCCGACGTTGGGATCATGCAAAATGGTGGCGAAGTTGGTAAGACCAATGATCAAGGGGTGATCTTTATTCCTGAAATCAGTAGCTACAGCTATCAGCAAATCACCCTCAAACAAGATGATTTGCCGATTGAATATTCGGTGGATCGTTTGCAAAAAGATTTGCTGAGCGGCAATCATGATGGTCGGGTGGTCAGCTTTAAAGCCCATAAAGTCATCGCGACCAGTGGCTTGATTTTATCCCCTGATGGTCGCCCTTTGGCCAATACCCTTATTCGCTTCAACGCCGCCCCCAAGACTTTGAGCTTGCAAACCGCGATGGATGGCCGTTTTTATACCGAAGCACTTGAACCTGGCACGTATCAATTCGAAGCGGCCGGTTGTCATGGCGTTATGATTATTCCGGATTCAAGCGCTGTTGTGACAGAGTTGGCACCGATTACCTGCACGACAGGAGGGCAACCGTGA
- a CDS encoding fimbrial biogenesis chaperone, protein MRLTLAFILAAFCAASQAGQFAVSPIRVEFAAKDKSQAITVSNNGDTPLRIALELKRWTQDASGKEIYTNAPDELVYFPRQFEIAPKQKQIVRVGRKTAATDSEQAYRLYINEQPNTDEGKEGQVAMVVSFGVPVFMRPASNQLKLESSPLIVDKGQLQFTLSNRGNVTQRLTQVRIGESGGEIKQFEQWYLHPGVSRAYQLKLPASACAAGKPQKISIETDLQAISSDLLIPAAACKP, encoded by the coding sequence ATGCGCCTCACTTTAGCATTCATATTGGCGGCGTTTTGTGCTGCCAGTCAGGCTGGGCAATTTGCCGTCAGCCCTATCCGTGTCGAGTTTGCCGCCAAAGACAAATCTCAGGCGATTACCGTTAGCAATAATGGCGATACCCCGCTGCGGATTGCGCTGGAACTTAAACGCTGGACGCAAGACGCTAGCGGGAAAGAAATCTACACCAATGCACCCGACGAGCTGGTGTATTTCCCGCGCCAATTTGAAATCGCCCCCAAGCAAAAGCAAATCGTCCGCGTGGGTCGCAAAACAGCGGCGACAGACAGCGAGCAGGCTTATCGTTTGTATATCAATGAGCAACCCAATACTGATGAAGGCAAGGAAGGTCAGGTCGCCATGGTGGTGAGCTTTGGCGTCCCCGTATTTATGCGACCCGCAAGCAACCAGCTTAAATTGGAAAGTAGCCCCTTGATCGTCGATAAAGGCCAATTGCAATTTACGCTGAGTAATCGCGGCAATGTGACGCAACGCCTGACTCAGGTTCGCATTGGGGAGAGTGGTGGCGAGATCAAGCAATTTGAGCAATGGTATCTCCACCCCGGCGTTAGCCGTGCTTATCAGCTCAAGCTCCCCGCCAGCGCCTGCGCGGCAGGAAAGCCCCAGAAGATCAGCATTGAAACTGATCTGCAGGCCATCAGCAGTGATCTGCTTATTCCAGCCGCCGCATGCAAACCCTAA
- a CDS encoding spore coat protein U domain-containing protein, giving the protein MKRTLMTILFTVAAMTLAGTSMAAEKNVIINANVVGTCAFVDETPVTINMGDLHAGSTDKSSTGTTEFWCSNGITYNITADNGRNADAGQNNMLSGANKLPYELAMDKTTGTGTGMASPETLTFTATVKGTDLNTAVVANGYTDTVVVTITP; this is encoded by the coding sequence ATGAAACGCACATTAATGACCATCCTGTTTACCGTAGCAGCCATGACACTGGCAGGCACTTCAATGGCGGCGGAGAAAAACGTCATTATCAATGCCAACGTAGTCGGTACTTGTGCCTTTGTTGATGAAACGCCCGTTACAATCAATATGGGCGACCTCCACGCTGGCTCGACTGATAAAAGCAGTACTGGCACAACGGAATTTTGGTGTAGCAACGGTATTACCTACAATATCACGGCCGATAATGGGCGGAATGCCGATGCAGGACAGAACAATATGTTGAGTGGCGCGAACAAATTGCCCTACGAATTGGCGATGGATAAAACAACCGGAACCGGCACGGGGATGGCAAGTCCTGAAACCTTGACGTTCACTGCCACAGTGAAAGGCACCGACCTGAATACCGCCGTAGTAGCCAATGGCTATACCGATACAGTGGTCGTGACCATCACCCCATAA
- a CDS encoding spore coat protein U domain-containing protein, producing MAKNLHRLLVLLLSAMLSSVAWAGSSSTLQLHILVLGGCNFKNWGDVTMDFGNLAGGDKSISTRVPVNCSTGSNFKVTLDNGLHANGTQRRLAQKNGAGRVPYSLIATPDSGTGSGRDFEINLTATVTQNDYQASPIGQYSDTVIMTIEP from the coding sequence ATGGCAAAGAATCTCCATCGATTACTAGTCTTACTCCTAAGTGCAATGCTCAGTAGCGTTGCGTGGGCGGGCTCTAGCTCCACTTTGCAGCTGCATATTCTGGTACTCGGCGGCTGCAACTTTAAAAATTGGGGCGATGTCACGATGGACTTTGGCAATCTAGCGGGAGGTGATAAAAGCATTTCTACGCGTGTGCCAGTCAATTGCAGTACCGGTAGCAATTTCAAAGTCACCTTAGACAACGGCCTACACGCCAACGGCACCCAACGTCGCTTAGCGCAAAAGAATGGCGCAGGACGAGTGCCCTACTCACTCATTGCGACGCCAGATTCAGGCACTGGCAGCGGCCGAGACTTCGAGATTAACCTCACCGCCACAGTCACGCAAAACGATTATCAAGCCAGCCCAATCGGGCAATACAGCGATACGGTGATCATGACCATAGAGCCCTAA
- the mnmE gene encoding tRNA uridine-5-carboxymethylaminomethyl(34) synthesis GTPase MnmE, whose amino-acid sequence MNLYVTDTIAAIATAPGRGGVGVIRVSGKDIAPVIAGLLGREQSALKPRFAHFAHFKAADGSALDEGIALFFPNPASFTGEDVLELQGHGGPVVMNMLLKRCIELGARHAQPGEFTKRAFLNGKLDLAQAEAVADIIDAQSEAAAKSALKSLDGAFSREVHTLVDELITLRMLVEATLDFPEEDIDFLEAADARGKLAGIAAQLETTLATATQGKLLREGMHVVLIGQPNVGKSSLMNALAGEDVAIVTDIAGTTRDTVRELIQLDGVPLHVIDTAGLRDTDDTVEKIGIERTWAAVEKADLALLLLDSREGITEHDRTILSKLPTSLKVLRVFNKIDLTGDTPGEVADDEIHVSAKQGIGLKELRSKLLKQIGWQGINDGVFIARERHLTAIRAAREHLATADAAYLQIEILAEELRLAQNCLNEITGEFTSDDLLGVIFSRFCIGK is encoded by the coding sequence ATGAATTTATACGTAACCGACACCATCGCCGCTATTGCTACCGCTCCCGGTCGAGGAGGCGTCGGCGTTATCCGCGTATCGGGCAAAGATATCGCCCCCGTTATCGCGGGCTTGCTGGGGCGCGAGCAAAGTGCATTGAAACCGCGTTTTGCGCATTTTGCGCATTTCAAAGCCGCCGATGGCAGCGCGCTCGATGAAGGCATTGCGCTCTTCTTCCCCAACCCCGCCTCATTTACTGGCGAAGACGTGCTCGAATTGCAGGGCCACGGCGGGCCGGTGGTGATGAATATGCTGCTCAAACGCTGCATTGAGCTCGGCGCACGGCACGCACAACCGGGCGAATTCACCAAACGCGCCTTTTTAAACGGCAAGCTCGATCTGGCGCAGGCCGAAGCCGTTGCCGACATCATCGACGCGCAATCGGAAGCGGCCGCTAAATCAGCACTCAAATCGCTCGATGGCGCATTCTCGCGTGAAGTCCATACGCTGGTTGATGAGCTAATTACCTTGCGAATGCTGGTGGAAGCGACGCTCGATTTCCCCGAAGAAGACATCGATTTTCTCGAAGCCGCCGACGCGCGCGGCAAACTGGCTGGCATCGCGGCGCAGCTTGAAACGACACTCGCCACCGCCACGCAAGGCAAATTGCTGCGCGAAGGCATGCATGTGGTACTGATCGGCCAGCCCAATGTCGGCAAATCCAGCCTGATGAACGCATTGGCAGGTGAAGACGTGGCAATCGTCACCGACATCGCAGGCACAACGCGCGATACGGTGCGTGAGCTGATTCAGCTCGACGGCGTACCGTTGCATGTCATCGACACTGCTGGCTTGCGCGACACCGACGATACGGTCGAGAAAATCGGCATTGAGCGCACTTGGGCGGCGGTTGAGAAAGCCGATCTGGCGCTCTTGCTGCTCGATAGTCGAGAAGGCATTACCGAGCATGATCGTACTATTTTGAGCAAACTACCGACCTCGCTCAAAGTGCTGCGCGTGTTTAATAAAATCGACCTGACCGGCGACACACCCGGCGAAGTTGCTGATGATGAGATCCATGTTTCGGCCAAGCAGGGTATTGGCTTGAAAGAATTACGCAGCAAGCTTTTGAAGCAAATAGGGTGGCAGGGTATTAATGACGGCGTGTTCATCGCCCGCGAGCGCCACCTCACCGCAATTCGCGCCGCGCGCGAGCATCTGGCCACCGCAGATGCGGCCTATTTGCAAATCGAGATTTTGGCTGAAGAGTTGCGACTCGCGCAAAACTGCCTCAATGAAATCACGGGGGAATTCACTTCGGATGACTTGCTGGGCGTGATCTTTAGCCGCTTTTGTATTGGCAAGTAA
- a CDS encoding DUF6803 family protein, producing the protein MNMTHYMGLLADNQPWNLILFMAIPVILAETVAITELFILFSRKLDGTLRQINRFASITGGIYFTGVFIYLMKTAVIPLTATGGWLGAADVIAVGFYLSGIIPLGGMALLDLGLICKAWDEERKLKLHAIFVAIFLVVAHIAMIFGMLDPTLLMSDVPMAGMEGMHH; encoded by the coding sequence ATGAACATGACCCACTACATGGGCCTCTTGGCCGACAATCAACCTTGGAATCTGATTTTGTTTATGGCGATTCCAGTCATCCTGGCCGAAACCGTCGCCATCACTGAATTATTCATTCTGTTCTCGCGCAAACTCGACGGTACGCTGCGGCAGATCAATCGCTTTGCCAGTATTACCGGCGGCATTTATTTCACCGGGGTATTTATCTACCTGATGAAAACTGCCGTCATTCCACTCACCGCCACTGGTGGCTGGCTGGGCGCGGCGGATGTGATCGCCGTTGGTTTTTATCTGTCGGGCATTATCCCACTCGGCGGCATGGCGCTGCTTGATCTCGGACTGATCTGCAAAGCATGGGATGAAGAGCGCAAACTGAAACTGCACGCGATCTTTGTCGCAATCTTCCTCGTCGTAGCGCATATTGCGATGATTTTCGGCATGCTCGATCCAACGCTGCTGATGTCCGATGTACCGATGGCGGGCATGGAAGGCATGCACCACTGA